The Thermotoga caldifontis AZM44c09 genomic interval ACGGGATGAAGTATCTGGGATTCGAAAGGATCGTTCTTCTCACCGGGAACTACCACGTTTCGAACAGCGGGGATTTCGAAATCTTCCTCGTCGTGCTCGGTGGAAAGTGCACAGTGAAGGTGAGAGACAAAATCTTCGAGAACATCGGCGAAAGAAGGAACGTTTTTGCTGGCAAACCCTATGCAATCTACATACCGCCAAGAATGGATTTCTCAATCGAAGCACTCGGTTTCGGCTGTGAAGTGGCACTCGCCAAAGCGTTGGTTGGTGAAACTGCAAAGATCGAACCTTATCTGATAACTCCTTCCCAGGTGAACAGCGGCAAATGGGGCATTTCAAACTATTCGAGGACGTTCCACCAGATAGCCGTCGATGAAAAGCACCCCGCGGTGAAGCTCATGGTTGGAGAGACGTTCACACCTTCCGGAAACTGGTCCACCTATCCACCTCACAGGCACGAACGGCACAATCCACCGGAAGAAGTCTTCCTCGAAGAGGTCTACTATTACAGGGTGGACCATCCGAAAGGCTGGGGACTGGCAAGACATTACAGCGACGATGGAACGATAGATTTTGCCGGTGTCATCAAGGACAACACGCTGCACCTCATTCCGAAAGGCTATCACACCGCCGTCGCTGCCCCAGGTTTCACGGTGTACTATCTGTGGTTCCTGGCGGGAGAAGAGAGAATGCAGCTTCCTTACGTCGATCCAGACATGAGGTTCATCGACCAAGCGACGAAGATGATAAAGAACATCGAGGATAACCTCTCCCCGTGAGGTGAAGAAGATGAACGTGCTTGAGAGCTTTTCACTGAAGGGTAAAG includes:
- the iolB gene encoding 5-deoxy-glucuronate isomerase; its protein translation is MNQYFLKVNEGTHFVSEPPENGMKYLGFERIVLLTGNYHVSNSGDFEIFLVVLGGKCTVKVRDKIFENIGERRNVFAGKPYAIYIPPRMDFSIEALGFGCEVALAKALVGETAKIEPYLITPSQVNSGKWGISNYSRTFHQIAVDEKHPAVKLMVGETFTPSGNWSTYPPHRHERHNPPEEVFLEEVYYYRVDHPKGWGLARHYSDDGTIDFAGVIKDNTLHLIPKGYHTAVAAPGFTVYYLWFLAGEERMQLPYVDPDMRFIDQATKMIKNIEDNLSP